Proteins from one Bufo gargarizans isolate SCDJY-AF-19 chromosome 8, ASM1485885v1, whole genome shotgun sequence genomic window:
- the LOC122945404 gene encoding gamma-crystallin 1-like codes for MVKFFFFFSLIFLQIIFYEGKNFQGRSYECISDSSDLSSYFNHCNSIRVENGNWILYEYPNYRGHQYFLRKGEYPDFHQWLGYNDSIRSCRLTPQHRGPFRLRVYEKEDFKGQMMEFTEDCPHVHEQFHYNDIYSCQVLDGYWMFYEEPNYKGRQYYLRPAEYRRYSDWGAFSPRIGSFRRVQYLH; via the exons ATGGTTAAG ttttttttttttttttcattaatatttCTGCAGATTATCTTCTACGAGGGCAAAAATTTCCAGGGTCGCTCTTATGAGTGCATCTCTGATTCCTCAGATCTGTCTTCATATTTCAACCACTGCAATTCTATCCGAGTAGAAAACGGAAACTGGATCCTGTATGAATATCCCAACTACAGAGGACATCAGTATTTTCTTAGAAAAGGGGAATATCCCGATTTCCACCAATGGCTGGGTTACAATGACTCCATCAGATCCTGCCGTTTGACTCCACAG CATCGAGGACCATTCAGGCTTAGAGTCTATGAAAAAGAAGATTTCAAAGGTCAGATGATGGAGTTCACTGAAGATTGTCCTCATGTCCATGAGCAATTCCACTACAATGACATCTACTCCTGCCAGGTGCTTGATGGTTACTGGATGTTCTATGAGGAGCCCAACTACAAGGGACGTCAGTATTACCTGAGACCTGCAGAATACAGGAGATACAGCGACTGGGGAGCTTTTAGTCCTAGGATTGGTTCTTTCAGACGAGTTCAATATCTGcattaa